In a single window of the Streptomyces sp. CGMCC 4.7035 genome:
- a CDS encoding Imm1 family immunity protein — translation MTIKGLEVQFQPEHTKTPALLVSADDVDSFIDALLNGQHDRNCAVVYSLDRPTMPSGYRDHELAVGVDRVAQMGALTLAADDGYVSKGSMDRGIGEYVLLGHVREFMPGSEIPIELVRQAVKEFLSSGGQIPTCIEWQKEEF, via the coding sequence ATGACGATCAAGGGGCTCGAGGTGCAGTTTCAGCCCGAGCACACCAAAACTCCCGCTCTGCTCGTCAGTGCGGATGACGTGGATTCGTTCATCGATGCCTTGCTGAATGGGCAACATGATCGTAATTGCGCCGTGGTCTATTCGCTTGATCGCCCAACGATGCCATCGGGATATCGAGATCACGAGTTGGCGGTTGGGGTCGATAGGGTCGCCCAGATGGGTGCACTGACCCTCGCGGCCGATGACGGTTACGTATCGAAAGGCTCGATGGATCGCGGAATAGGCGAATATGTGCTCCTTGGGCATGTGCGGGAGTTCATGCCGGGCTCGGAAATTCCCATCGAGCTTGTCCGTCAGGCGGTGAAGGAGTTTCTCAGCAGCGGCGGCCAGATTCCAACTTGCATCGAATGGCAAAAGGAAGAGTTTTAA
- a CDS encoding nucleoside triphosphate pyrophosphohydrolase, whose protein sequence is MNATSFEGAPGQGADATAALGRIVLLTTSHRVAPGLLSWPAWQVLHAADRVLCADGAHPQLPYLREAGIAVEEAAPTAQELVDACAGGGTVVVVATGEGEPHLTDGLARLAGSGRVRMPELELLPASYDLPGARLLDLVQVMDRIRAECPWSSRQTHEGLAKYGIEEAYELVEAIEAGDREELREELGDVLLQVVFHSRIAEEDQDAPFSIDDVAGGIVAKLIHRHPHVFGDETATTPEEVKEHWLRTKAVEKKRTSVTEGVPLGQPGLALASKLSSRVRTAGLEVPLPQGEGIGYDLLALAARAEAEGVDPEAALRAAARAYRDAIREVEGQSQT, encoded by the coding sequence GTGAACGCAACCAGCTTCGAAGGCGCCCCGGGCCAGGGGGCGGATGCGACCGCCGCCCTCGGCCGTATCGTCCTGCTCACCACCAGCCACCGGGTCGCCCCGGGTCTGCTGTCCTGGCCCGCCTGGCAGGTGCTGCACGCCGCCGACCGGGTCCTGTGCGCGGACGGCGCGCACCCGCAGCTGCCCTATCTGCGCGAGGCGGGCATAGCGGTGGAGGAGGCCGCCCCTACCGCGCAGGAACTGGTCGACGCCTGCGCTGGAGGGGGCACGGTGGTCGTCGTCGCGACCGGCGAGGGCGAGCCGCACCTCACCGACGGGCTGGCTCGGCTGGCCGGCTCCGGACGGGTGCGGATGCCGGAGCTGGAGCTGCTCCCCGCGTCGTACGACCTCCCGGGCGCCCGTCTCCTCGACCTCGTGCAGGTCATGGACCGCATCCGCGCGGAGTGCCCCTGGTCCTCGCGGCAGACCCACGAGGGCCTGGCCAAGTACGGCATCGAGGAGGCGTACGAGCTGGTCGAGGCGATCGAGGCGGGCGACCGCGAGGAACTGCGCGAGGAACTGGGCGACGTCCTGCTCCAGGTCGTCTTCCACTCCCGGATAGCCGAGGAGGACCAGGACGCCCCCTTCTCCATCGACGACGTGGCGGGCGGCATCGTCGCCAAGCTGATCCACCGTCACCCGCACGTCTTCGGCGACGAGACCGCGACGACGCCGGAGGAGGTCAAGGAGCACTGGCTGCGCACGAAGGCGGTCGAGAAGAAGCGGACGTCCGTGACGGAGGGGGTACCTCTGGGCCAGCCGGGCCTCGCCCTGGCGTCGAAGCTGTCGTCGCGGGTCCGCACGGCGGGCCTGGAGGTCCCGCTCCCGCAGGGCGAGGGCATCGGCTACGACCTGCTCGCGCTGGCCGCGCGGGCGGAGGCGGAGGGCGTGGACCCGGAGGCGGCGCTGCGGGCGGCCGCGCGGGCGTACCGGGACGCGATCCGGGAGGTGGAGGGCCAGAGCCAGACCTGA
- a CDS encoding tetratricopeptide repeat protein — MHYLAGAIASAPENPEPYAVLAELWRDKPSELAEVVQGADSLSTVLAQSYISFLKDDMDGAALAIGSVTGVRPDIAWAKAPWFSDERFLGVVSADALAEAAMRTMDYGRDLDTEAMRDRFRPWFDAIDVISARQPLPEALAKMAILLRACGLTDASFALCDQADSVERIMLTEVVRAGTWRKLGDPQQTVAAFERALALDPANWSLYLDLADVRAEQGDFTSAVRLIDQGMRYEPAELSLRAAGAAYRARLTGSRADLSELIELAPNLPDDSYRDLLIDHACAGPALPAELVAAARRIQNS; from the coding sequence GTGCACTATCTGGCGGGTGCCATCGCCTCCGCACCTGAGAACCCCGAGCCCTATGCGGTCCTTGCCGAGTTGTGGAGGGACAAGCCGTCGGAGCTGGCCGAGGTCGTTCAGGGTGCCGACTCCTTGAGCACGGTACTGGCGCAGTCGTACATCAGCTTCCTTAAGGACGACATGGACGGCGCGGCGCTGGCGATCGGATCGGTGACGGGCGTGCGACCCGACATCGCCTGGGCCAAAGCCCCCTGGTTCAGCGATGAACGATTTCTCGGTGTGGTGAGTGCCGATGCGCTGGCCGAGGCCGCAATGCGGACGATGGACTATGGCCGTGATCTGGACACCGAAGCCATGCGGGATCGATTTCGGCCCTGGTTCGATGCTATCGACGTGATCTCTGCCCGCCAGCCGTTGCCGGAGGCGTTGGCCAAGATGGCGATCTTGCTGCGGGCATGCGGTCTCACCGATGCGTCGTTTGCCCTCTGCGACCAGGCGGACTCCGTTGAGCGAATCATGCTGACGGAAGTTGTGCGAGCGGGCACATGGCGCAAGCTGGGTGATCCTCAGCAGACCGTGGCGGCGTTCGAGCGCGCTCTTGCCCTGGACCCGGCCAACTGGTCGCTCTATCTCGACCTGGCCGATGTACGTGCTGAGCAGGGCGACTTCACCTCCGCGGTCCGGCTGATCGATCAGGGGATGAGGTATGAGCCGGCTGAGCTCTCACTTCGCGCGGCCGGGGCCGCCTACCGTGCCCGGCTGACCGGCTCGCGTGCCGATCTGAGCGAACTCATCGAACTGGCGCCGAATCTGCCGGACGACTCGTACCGGGACCTGCTGATTGATCACGCGTGTGCTGGTCCCGCGCTGCCGGCCGAACTCGTGGCCGCGGCCCGGCGCATCCAGAACAGCTGA
- a CDS encoding glycoside hydrolase domain-containing protein, whose product MAGHRQSKKFRYIAWGTAGVAVVAGAGIAAQTSMAATTWPAQKTYTGRAFDTCTAPSLAAMKAWNTGFYGAAAVYVGGKNRGCNQPNLTASWVKSVSSLGYKLIPIYVGAQPPCQTSSNPEKLTASTAASLGATDATDAVSKASALGMKAGSPIYLDMEPYDITNKSCNDAVLTYVRSFTKTLRAKTYRGGFYGFTSSSAKAIANATDKTDLPGNLWYALWDKTNTTTTDWPFGSTQYTNHSRGHQYMVNSKESRGGYTITVDRDAWDAPVAITG is encoded by the coding sequence ATGGCCGGGCACCGGCAATCGAAGAAGTTCAGGTACATCGCCTGGGGTACGGCCGGTGTCGCCGTCGTCGCGGGCGCCGGGATCGCGGCGCAGACCTCGATGGCGGCCACCACCTGGCCCGCCCAGAAGACGTACACCGGCCGCGCCTTCGACACCTGCACCGCGCCCTCGCTCGCCGCGATGAAGGCCTGGAACACCGGTTTCTACGGAGCGGCCGCCGTGTACGTCGGCGGCAAGAACCGCGGCTGCAACCAGCCCAACCTCACGGCCTCCTGGGTGAAGTCGGTCAGCTCGCTCGGCTACAAGCTCATCCCGATCTATGTGGGAGCCCAGCCGCCCTGCCAGACCAGCTCCAACCCGGAGAAGCTGACCGCCTCGACGGCCGCCTCCCTCGGCGCGACCGACGCGACCGACGCGGTGTCCAAGGCGTCGGCGCTGGGCATGAAGGCCGGCAGCCCGATCTACCTGGACATGGAGCCGTACGACATCACGAACAAGTCGTGCAACGACGCCGTGCTGACGTACGTGCGCTCCTTCACCAAGACGCTGCGCGCCAAGACCTACCGCGGTGGCTTCTACGGCTTCACCAGCTCCAGCGCCAAGGCGATCGCCAACGCGACCGACAAGACGGATCTGCCCGGCAACCTCTGGTACGCGCTCTGGGACAAGACGAACACCACGACCACGGACTGGCCGTTCGGCTCCACCCAGTACACCAACCACAGCCGCGGCCACCAGTACATGGTCAACAGCAAGGAGTCGCGCGGCGGTTACACGATCACCGTGGACCGTGACGCGTGGGACGCTCCCGTCGCCATCACCGGCTGA
- a CDS encoding Imm1 family immunity protein, producing MSLGVRFGILESPEIPIDLVRQVVKEFVFSGGIRPTCIEWQEEPY from the coding sequence ATGAGCTTGGGCGTACGATTTGGCATTTTGGAATCGCCAGAGATTCCCATCGATCTGGTTCGTCAGGTCGTGAAGGAGTTCGTGTTCTCCGGCGGTATTCGGCCCACGTGTATCGAGTGGCAAGAAGAGCCGTACTGA
- a CDS encoding SurA N-terminal domain-containing protein: MHRRRTAIALSAALAAAPLLTACGSTAHPGAAAVVGGQRITVAQLEDRVNEVRTAQRAAATNDAQYAQTLARTGSLTRDTLHSLVLDRVLRRAAKDAGVSVTRRDVQEMRASLEQQAGGAKALRSAWLDQYGVAPQRVDDSLRTEIEAQKLAAALGADMNTTDGKAMFWKAMSQASKELHVDLNPRYGTWDVQKSSRVDAKTPWVKEVTAATTQQQTA; this comes from the coding sequence TTGCACCGCCGTCGCACCGCGATCGCCCTCAGCGCCGCCCTGGCCGCGGCCCCTCTCCTCACCGCGTGCGGCAGCACGGCGCATCCGGGCGCCGCGGCCGTCGTCGGGGGGCAGCGGATCACGGTCGCTCAGCTGGAGGACCGGGTGAACGAGGTGCGCACCGCCCAGCGCGCCGCCGCCACGAACGACGCCCAGTACGCGCAGACACTCGCCCGGACCGGCAGCCTCACCCGCGACACGCTGCACAGCTTGGTCCTCGACCGGGTCCTGCGCCGTGCCGCCAAGGACGCGGGTGTGAGCGTCACCCGCAGGGACGTCCAGGAGATGCGTGCGAGCCTGGAGCAGCAGGCGGGCGGCGCGAAGGCGCTGCGGTCGGCCTGGCTGGACCAGTACGGCGTGGCGCCCCAGCGTGTCGACGACAGTCTCCGTACGGAGATCGAGGCCCAGAAGCTGGCCGCCGCGCTCGGTGCCGACATGAACACGACCGACGGCAAGGCCATGTTCTGGAAGGCCATGTCGCAGGCGTCGAAGGAACTCCACGTCGACCTGAATCCGCGCTACGGCACGTGGGACGTGCAGAAGAGCAGCCGCGTGGACGCGAAGACCCCGTGGGTCAAGGAAGTCACGGCGGCTACGACACAGCAGCAGACGGCGTAG
- a CDS encoding type 1 periplasmic-binding domain-containing protein, with translation MSQTRPAKAERTSGGERFAAVGRAAVTWLRSLRGRTIVLAAGAAVVVAAVAVAGVLLFRHDDRPPIPDTRARHYTEVDACLLTDKKGITAGAAAEVWQGMQDASLKTHARVSYAPVTGEQSAANARPFLNGLLQRSCDVVLAVGWPEVTAAAQTAPQYGKVGFVLVGTGSGDKAGAKGGANVTRVDTGDGLRADVAGAVERAVDGRA, from the coding sequence GTGTCGCAGACGCGCCCGGCGAAGGCGGAGCGGACGTCCGGGGGAGAGCGGTTCGCCGCCGTGGGGCGCGCCGCCGTCACATGGCTGCGCTCGCTGCGCGGACGCACCATCGTGCTGGCCGCGGGCGCGGCGGTCGTCGTGGCCGCGGTGGCCGTGGCCGGCGTGCTCCTTTTCCGGCACGACGACCGGCCGCCGATCCCGGACACCCGGGCGCGGCACTACACGGAGGTCGACGCCTGCCTGCTCACCGACAAGAAGGGCATCACGGCCGGGGCCGCCGCCGAGGTCTGGCAGGGCATGCAGGACGCCTCGCTCAAGACCCACGCGCGCGTGAGCTACGCGCCGGTGACCGGGGAGCAGAGCGCCGCCAACGCGCGCCCGTTCCTCAACGGTCTGCTCCAGCGTTCCTGTGACGTCGTCCTCGCCGTCGGCTGGCCCGAGGTCACGGCCGCGGCGCAGACGGCGCCGCAGTACGGGAAGGTCGGATTCGTACTCGTCGGCACGGGGAGCGGTGACAAGGCCGGTGCGAAGGGTGGGGCCAACGTGACCAGGGTCGACACCGGCGACGGACTGCGCGCCGACGTCGCCGGGGCGGTCGAGCGAGCGGTGGACGGACGGGCCTGA